In the Wyeomyia smithii strain HCP4-BCI-WySm-NY-G18 chromosome 2, ASM2978416v1, whole genome shotgun sequence genome, one interval contains:
- the LOC129725381 gene encoding chymotrypsin-1-like: MNLELGLCIVLLFGLAHASESQPRIIKGTKVSIEDFPYIVSLRNNNQHSCGGSILSENWIMTAAHCVKYAEISKLSIQAGRTKVSKRVDLSVYGVKQVILHPQYDEKNSWQNDIALLKLTEPLQLSDSVRPVRLPAVCYEVTGPDLNAVVVGWGVTRRGVLSKNLQKLIYLIVPHHECFEQHNNFPIYRTQICAADPTYRRAECNGDSGGPLMYQGVQVGIISWSEKPCTVARFPGVMTKVSHYIRFIYMHTDVELEDDNFHQCTGEGK, translated from the exons ATGAACTTAGAGCTTGGGCTGTGTATTGTACTTTTGTTCGGTTTGGCACACG CATCGGAATCCCAGCCTCGCATCATTAAGGGAACGAAAGTGTCGATTGAGGACTTCCCGTACATCGTATCACTTCGAAATAACAATCAACATTCCTGCGGTGGCAGCATCCTCTCGGAAAACTGGATTATGACGGCTGCTCACTGTGTTAAATACGCCGAAATTTCAAAACTCTCTATTCAAGCTGGACGGACAAAGGTCTCCAAACGCGTTGATTTGTCGGTCTACGGTGTTAAGCAGGTCATTCTGCATCCCCAGTACGATGAAAAAAATAGTTGGCAGAACGATATTGCTCTATTGAAATTGACGGAACCGCTACAGCTTTCGGACTCGGTACGTCCGGTTCGACTACCTGCCGTTTGCTACGAAGTCACTGGTCCGGATCTTAATGCGGTGGTGGTAGGTTGGGGCGTTACTCGTCGGGGTGTACTGtccaaaaatctgcaaaaattaATTTATCTGATCGTTCCGCATCATGAGTGCTTTGAACAGCACAACAATTTTCCGATTTATCGAACCCAAATTTGTGCTGCCGATCCGACCTATCGTAGGGCCGAGTGTAAT GGTGACTCCGGTGGTCCCCTGATGTACCAAGGAGTACAGGTTGGTATTATTTCGTGGAGTGAAAAACCGTGCACTGTAGCACGATTTCCAGGTGTAATGACCAAAGTATCGCATTACATCAGGTTCATTTATATGCATACCGATGTGGAACTGGAGGATGACAATTTTCACCAGTGCACTGGCGAGGGAAAATAA